A window of the Bradyrhizobium ottawaense genome harbors these coding sequences:
- a CDS encoding TRAP transporter large permease: MAHAEMTEIAPGEVTARSPRRRSALASVEHFLGMLVEIPAAFLVVAEIVILFAGVVSRYVLHSPLIWSDELASILFLWLAMLGSAVAFRRVEHMRMTAIVASARPAMRAYVDMVATCAALAFLLMIVWPSYDYAYEESFITTPALQIANSWRAAALPVGICLMGLFAFLRLLRAGDVRTVLSAILSVAAVIAVFWLLKGTLKPLGNINLIIFFVGVAGFCVFAGVPIAFGFGLATYGYLALTTRTPLMVLIGRMDEGMSHLILLSVPLFVFLGLLIEMTGMARAMVGFLASLLGHVRGGLHYVLVGAMYLVSGISGSKAADMAAVAPVLFPEMKARGAKAGDLVALLAATGAQTETIPPSLVLITIGSVTGVSIAALFTGGLLPGVVLAITLSALVWWRYRGEDLQHVTRASGREIGRAFVIALPAIALPFVIRYAVVEGIATATEVSTIGIVYAFIVGFLVYGLLIYRKFDWRRIVPMLIETACLSGAILLIIGCATGMAWGLTQSGFSRALASAMTGLPGGSATFIAVSIVAFVVLGSVLEGIPAIVLFGPLLFPIARAVGVHEVHYAMIIILAMGIGLFAPPFGVGYYAACAIGKVDPAEGIRPIWGYLLALMVGLIIVAIFPWISIGFL; the protein is encoded by the coding sequence ATGGCTCATGCCGAAATGACCGAGATCGCGCCCGGCGAGGTGACTGCAAGGTCCCCTCGCCGCCGTTCGGCGTTGGCGTCCGTCGAGCATTTCCTCGGAATGCTGGTGGAGATTCCGGCAGCGTTTCTGGTGGTCGCCGAGATCGTGATCCTGTTTGCCGGTGTGGTGTCGCGTTACGTGCTGCACAGCCCGCTGATCTGGTCGGACGAATTGGCGTCGATCCTGTTCCTGTGGCTGGCGATGCTGGGCTCCGCGGTCGCATTCCGGCGCGTCGAGCACATGCGGATGACGGCGATCGTCGCCAGCGCCAGGCCGGCGATGCGCGCTTATGTCGACATGGTCGCCACCTGCGCCGCGCTGGCCTTCCTGCTGATGATCGTTTGGCCGTCCTATGACTATGCCTATGAGGAAAGCTTCATCACGACGCCGGCGCTGCAGATCGCCAATAGCTGGCGTGCCGCAGCCTTGCCGGTCGGCATCTGCCTGATGGGCCTGTTTGCGTTCCTGCGGCTGCTGCGGGCCGGGGATGTCAGGACCGTGCTCTCGGCGATCCTGTCGGTCGCCGCCGTTATCGCCGTGTTCTGGCTCCTGAAGGGAACGCTGAAGCCGCTCGGCAATATCAACCTGATCATCTTCTTTGTCGGCGTCGCCGGTTTCTGCGTGTTCGCCGGCGTGCCGATCGCGTTCGGATTTGGCCTTGCAACTTACGGCTATCTGGCGCTGACCACACGCACGCCGCTGATGGTGCTGATCGGGCGCATGGACGAGGGCATGAGCCACCTCATCCTGCTGTCGGTGCCGCTGTTCGTGTTCCTGGGCTTGCTGATCGAAATGACCGGCATGGCGCGGGCGATGGTTGGCTTCCTTGCGAGCCTGCTCGGCCATGTCCGTGGCGGGCTGCATTATGTGCTGGTCGGCGCGATGTATCTGGTGTCGGGCATATCGGGCTCGAAGGCCGCCGACATGGCCGCCGTGGCGCCGGTGCTGTTTCCGGAGATGAAGGCGCGGGGCGCCAAGGCGGGCGATCTGGTCGCCCTGCTCGCCGCGACCGGCGCGCAAACCGAAACCATTCCGCCGAGTCTCGTGCTGATCACGATCGGTTCGGTCACCGGCGTATCGATTGCCGCTTTGTTCACCGGCGGGCTGTTGCCGGGCGTGGTGCTGGCGATCACGCTGTCGGCGCTGGTGTGGTGGCGCTATCGTGGCGAAGACCTGCAGCATGTGACCCGGGCGAGCGGCCGTGAGATCGGCCGCGCGTTCGTCATCGCCCTGCCTGCGATCGCGCTGCCGTTCGTGATCCGCTATGCCGTGGTCGAGGGCATCGCGACCGCGACCGAAGTCTCCACCATCGGCATCGTCTATGCCTTCATCGTCGGCTTCCTGGTCTACGGTCTTTTGATCTACCGCAAGTTCGACTGGCGGCGGATCGTGCCCATGTTGATCGAGACCGCGTGCCTGTCGGGCGCGATCCTGCTGATCATCGGCTGCGCCACCGGCATGGCCTGGGGCCTCACGCAGTCCGGCTTTTCGCGGGCGCTGGCATCAGCCATGACCGGCCTGCCCGGCGGTTCGGCGACCTTTATCGCGGTGTCGATCGTGGCGTTCGTCGTGCTCGGCAGCGTGCTCGAAGGCATTCCGGCGATCGTGCTGTTCGGGCCGCTATTGTTCCCGATCGCGCGCGCCGTCGGCGTGCATGAGGTTCATTATGCGATGATCATCATCCTCGCGATGGGAATCGGATTGTTCGCGCCGCCGTTCGGCGTCGGCTACTATGCGGCCTGCGCCATCGGAAAGGTCGATCCGGCCGAGGGAATCCGGCCAATCTGGGGCTATCTGCTGGCACTGATGGTCGGCCTGATTATCGTGGCGATCTTCCCGTGGATTTCGATCGGGTTCCTGTAA